The following proteins are co-located in the Escherichia fergusonii ATCC 35469 genome:
- a CDS encoding IMPACT family protein, producing MESWLIPAAPVTVVEEIKKSRFITLLAHTDGVEAAKAFVESVRAEHPDARHHCVAWVAGAPDDSQQLGFSDDGEPAGTAGKPMLAQLMGSGVGEITAVVVRYYGGILLGTGGLVKAYGGGVNQALRQLTTQRKTPLTEYTLQCEYSQLTGIEALLGHCDGKIINSDYQAFVLLRVALPAAKVAEFSAKLADFSRGSLQLLAIEE from the coding sequence ATGGAAAGCTGGTTAATTCCTGCGGCACCGGTCACGGTTGTTGAAGAGATCAAAAAAAGCCGCTTCATTACGCTGTTGGCGCATACCGATGGCGTCGAGGCGGCGAAAGCGTTTGTTGAATCGGTGCGGGCAGAACACCCTGATGCCCGCCACCATTGCGTGGCGTGGGTAGCTGGCGCACCGGATGATTCTCAACAACTGGGTTTCTCTGATGACGGGGAACCGGCGGGAACGGCAGGTAAACCGATGCTCGCCCAACTTATGGGCAGCGGCGTCGGGGAAATTACCGCCGTGGTGGTGCGCTACTACGGCGGCATATTGCTGGGCACCGGTGGGTTAGTGAAAGCGTATGGCGGCGGCGTGAATCAGGCACTGCGCCAGCTAACGACCCAACGCAAGACGCCATTAACCGAATATACTTTGCAATGTGAATATAGTCAGTTAACCGGCATTGAAGCGTTGCTGGGGCACTGTGACGGCAAAATTATCAACAGTGATTATCAGGCATTCGTTCTGCTGCGGGTGGCGCTTCCGGCGGCGAAAGTGGCTGAATTTTCCGCAAAACTGGCGGATTTTAGCCGTGGTTCATTGCAATTGTTAGCGATT
- the rfaH gene encoding transcription/translation regulatory transformer protein RfaH has protein sequence MQSWYLLYCKRGQLQRAQEHLERQAVNCLAPMITLEKIVRGKRTAVSEPLFPNYLFVEFDPEVIHTTTISATRGVSHFVRFGASPAIVPSAVIHQLSIYKPEGIVDPGTPYPGDQVIITEGAFEGFQAIFSEPDGEARSMLLLNLINKEVKHSVKNTEFRKI, from the coding sequence ATGCAATCCTGGTATTTACTGTACTGCAAGCGCGGGCAACTTCAACGTGCCCAGGAACACCTTGAGAGACAAGCGGTTAATTGCCTGGCTCCGATGATCACCCTGGAAAAAATCGTACGGGGTAAACGTACCGCAGTCAGTGAACCGTTATTCCCTAACTACCTGTTTGTGGAATTTGATCCAGAAGTGATTCATACCACGACTATCAGTGCTACACGTGGCGTCAGCCACTTTGTGCGCTTTGGTGCCTCACCTGCGATAGTCCCATCAGCGGTAATCCATCAGCTTTCTATCTACAAACCCGAAGGTATCGTTGATCCGGGAACGCCGTACCCAGGCGATCAGGTGATCATCACCGAAGGCGCTTTCGAAGGTTTTCAGGCCATTTTCTCCGAGCCTGATGGTGAAGCTCGTTCAATGCTATTGCTTAACCTTATC
- the fadB gene encoding fatty acid oxidation complex subunit alpha FadB, translating to MLYKGDTLYLDWLEDGIAELVFDAPGSVNKLDTATVASLGEAIGVLEQQSDLKGLLLRSNKAAFIVGADITEFLSLFLVPEEQLSQWLHFANSVFNRLEDLPVPTIAAVNGYALGGGCECVLATDYRLATPDLRIGLPETKLGIMPGFGGSVRMPRMLGADSALEIIAAGKDVGADQALKIGLVDGVVKAEKLVEGAKAILRQAINGDLDWKAKRQPKLEPLKLSKIEATMSFTIAKGMVAQTAGKHYPAPITAVKTIEAAARFGREEALNLENKSFVPLAHTNEARALVGIFLNDQYVKGKAKKLTKDVETPKQAAVLGAGIMGGGIAYQSAWKGVPVVMKDINDKSLTLGMTEAAKLLNKQLERGKIDGLKLAGVISTIHPTLDYAGFDRVDVVVEAVVENPKVKKAVLAETEQKVRPDTVLASNTSTIPISELANALERPENFCGMHFFNPVHRMPLVEIIRGEKSSDETIAKVVAWASKMGKTPIVVNDCPGFFVNRVLFPYFAGFSQLLRDGADFRKIDKVMEKQFGWPMGPAYLLDVVGIDTAHHAQAVMAAGFPQRMQKDYRDAIDALFDANRFGQKNGLGFWRYKEDSKGKPKKEEDAAVDDLLAEVSQPKRDFSEEEIIARMMIPMVNEVVRCLEEGIIATPAEADMALVYGLGFPPFHGGAFRWLDTLGSAKYLDMAQQYQHLGPLYEVPEGLRNKARHNEPYYPQVEPARAVGDLKTA from the coding sequence ATGCTTTACAAAGGCGACACCCTGTACCTTGACTGGCTGGAAGATGGCATTGCCGAACTGGTATTTGATGCCCCAGGTTCAGTTAATAAACTCGACACTGCGACCGTCGCCAGCCTCGGCGAGGCCATCGGCGTGCTGGAACAGCAATCAGATTTAAAAGGGCTGCTGCTGCGTTCGAATAAAGCAGCCTTTATCGTCGGTGCTGATATCACCGAATTTTTGTCCCTGTTCCTCGTTCCTGAAGAACAGTTAAGTCAGTGGCTGCACTTTGCCAATAGCGTGTTTAATCGCCTGGAAGATCTGCCGGTGCCGACCATTGCTGCCGTCAACGGCTATGCGCTGGGCGGTGGCTGCGAATGCGTGCTGGCGACCGATTATCGTCTGGCGACGCCGGATCTGCGCATCGGTCTGCCGGAAACTAAACTGGGCATCATGCCGGGCTTTGGCGGTTCTGTACGTATGCCACGTATGCTGGGCGCTGACAGTGCGCTGGAAATCATTGCCGCCGGTAAAGATGTCGGCGCGGATCAGGCGCTGAAAATCGGTCTGGTGGATGGCGTAGTCAAAGCAGAAAAACTGGTTGAAGGCGCGAAGGCGATTTTACGTCAGGCCATTAACGGCGACCTCGACTGGAAAGCGAAACGTCAGCCGAAGCTGGAACCGCTAAAACTGAGCAAGATTGAAGCCACCATGAGCTTCACCATCGCTAAAGGAATGGTCGCACAAACAGCAGGGAAACATTACCCCGCACCCATCACCGCAGTAAAAACCATTGAAGCGGCTGCCCGTTTTGGTCGAGAAGAAGCCCTAAACCTGGAAAACAAAAGTTTTGTCCCACTGGCGCATACCAACGAAGCTCGCGCACTGGTCGGCATTTTCCTTAACGATCAATATGTAAAAGGCAAAGCGAAGAAACTCACCAAAGACGTTGAAACCCCGAAACAGGCCGCTGTGCTGGGCGCAGGCATTATGGGTGGCGGCATCGCTTACCAGTCTGCGTGGAAAGGCGTACCGGTTGTCATGAAAGATATCAACGACAAGTCGTTAACCCTCGGCATGACCGAAGCCGCGAAACTGCTGAACAAGCAGCTTGAGCGCGGCAAGATCGACGGTCTGAAACTGGCTGGCGTGATCTCCACGATTCATCCAACGCTCGACTACGCCGGGTTTGATCGCGTGGATGTTGTGGTAGAAGCGGTAGTCGAAAACCCGAAAGTGAAAAAAGCCGTGCTGGCAGAAACCGAGCAGAAAGTACGCCCGGATACCGTGCTGGCTTCCAATACTTCAACCATTCCTATCAGCGAACTGGCCAACGCGCTGGAACGCCCGGAAAACTTCTGCGGGATGCATTTCTTTAACCCGGTCCACCGGATGCCGTTGGTGGAAATTATTCGCGGTGAGAAAAGCTCCGACGAAACCATCGCGAAAGTTGTCGCATGGGCGAGCAAGATGGGTAAAACGCCAATTGTGGTTAATGACTGCCCCGGCTTCTTTGTTAACCGCGTGCTGTTCCCCTACTTCGCCGGTTTCAGCCAGCTGCTGCGTGACGGCGCGGATTTTCGCAAGATCGACAAAGTGATGGAAAAACAGTTCGGCTGGCCGATGGGTCCGGCATACCTGCTGGATGTCGTGGGCATTGATACCGCGCATCACGCCCAGGCAGTGATGGCAGCAGGTTTCCCGCAGCGGATGCAGAAAGATTATCGCGATGCCATCGACGCACTGTTTGATGCCAACCGTTTTGGTCAGAAGAACGGCCTCGGTTTCTGGCGTTATAAAGAAGACAGCAAAGGTAAGCCGAAGAAAGAAGAAGACGCCGCCGTTGACGACCTGCTGGCAGAAGTCAGCCAGCCGAAGCGCGATTTTAGCGAGGAAGAGATTATCGCCCGCATGATGATCCCGATGGTCAACGAAGTGGTGCGTTGTCTGGAAGAAGGCATTATCGCCACTCCGGCAGAAGCCGATATGGCACTGGTCTACGGCCTGGGCTTCCCTCCGTTCCACGGCGGCGCGTTCCGCTGGTTGGACACCCTCGGTAGCGCAAAATATCTCGATATGGCACAGCAATATCAGCACCTCGGCCCGCTGTATGAAGTGCCGGAAGGTCTGCGTAATAAAGCGCGTCATAACGAACCGTACTATCCCCAGGTTGAGCCAGCCCGTGCGGTTGGCGACCTGAAAACGGCTTAA
- the fadA gene encoding acetyl-CoA C-acyltransferase FadA, producing the protein MEQVVIVDAIRTPMGRSKGGAFRNVRAEDLSAHLMRSLLARNPALEAAALDDIYWGCVQQTLEQGFNIARNAALLAEVPHSVPAVTVNRLCGSSMQALHDAARMIMTGDAQACLVGGVEHMGHVPMSHGVDFHPGLSRNVAKAAGMMGLTAEMLARMHGISREMQDAFAARSHARAWAATQSGAFKNEIIPTGGHDADGVLKQFNYDEVIRPETTMEALATLRPAFDPVSGTVTAGSSSALSDGAAAMLVMSESRARELGLKPRARVRSMAVVGCDPSIMGYGPVPASKLALKKAGLSASDIGVFEMNEAFAAQILPCIKDLGLMEQIDEKINLNGGAIALGHPLGCSGARISTTLLNLMERKDVQFGLATMCIGLGQGIATVFERV; encoded by the coding sequence ATGGAACAGGTTGTCATTGTCGATGCAATTCGCACCCCGATGGGCCGTTCGAAGGGCGGTGCTTTTCGTAACGTGCGCGCGGAAGATCTCTCCGCTCATTTAATGCGTAGCCTGCTGGCGCGTAACCCGGCGCTGGAAGCGGCTGCCCTCGACGATATTTACTGGGGCTGTGTGCAGCAGACGCTGGAGCAAGGTTTTAACATCGCCCGTAACGCGGCGCTGTTGGCTGAAGTGCCTCACTCTGTCCCGGCGGTTACCGTCAATCGCTTGTGCGGATCATCCATGCAGGCATTGCATGACGCAGCACGGATGATCATGACTGGCGATGCGCAGGCATGTCTGGTCGGCGGCGTGGAACATATGGGCCATGTGCCGATGAGTCACGGCGTCGATTTTCACCCCGGCCTTAGCCGCAATGTCGCCAAAGCGGCGGGCATGATGGGCTTAACGGCAGAAATGCTGGCGCGTATGCACGGTATCAGCCGTGAAATGCAGGATGCCTTTGCCGCGCGGTCACACGCCCGCGCCTGGGCCGCCACGCAGTCGGGTGCATTTAAAAATGAAATTATCCCGACTGGTGGTCACGATGCCGACGGCGTCCTGAAGCAGTTTAATTACGACGAAGTGATTCGCCCGGAAACCACCATGGAAGCCCTCGCCACGCTGCGTCCAGCGTTCGATCCAGTCAGCGGCACGGTAACGGCAGGTTCGTCCTCTGCGCTTTCCGATGGCGCTGCCGCCATGCTGGTGATGAGTGAAAGCCGCGCCCGAGAATTAGGTCTTAAGCCGCGCGCCCGCGTGCGTTCGATGGCGGTCGTTGGTTGTGATCCGTCGATTATGGGTTACGGCCCGGTTCCGGCCTCGAAGCTGGCGCTGAAAAAAGCGGGGCTTTCTGCCAGCGATATCGGCGTGTTTGAAATGAATGAAGCTTTTGCCGCGCAGATCCTGCCATGTATTAAAGATCTGGGACTGATGGAGCAGATTGACGAGAAGATCAATCTCAACGGTGGCGCGATCGCACTGGGTCATCCGCTGGGCTGTTCCGGTGCGCGTATCAGTACCACGCTGCTGAATCTAATGGAGCGCAAAGACGTCCAGTTTGGTCTGGCGACGATGTGTATCGGTCTGGGTCAGGGTATTGCAACGGTATTTGAGCGGGTTTAA
- the fre gene encoding NAD(P)H-flavin reductase, translating to MTTLSCKVTSVEAITDTVYRVRLVPDAAFSFRAGQYLMVVMDERDKRPFSMASTPNEQGFIELHIGASELNLYAMAVMDRILKDRQIEVDIPHGEAWLRDDEERPLILIAGGTGFSYARSILLTALARNPNRDVTIYWGGREEKHLYDLSELEALSLQYPGLRVEPVVEQPEPGWRGRTGTVLTAVLQDHGTLAEHDIYIAGRFEMAKIARDLFCNERNAREDRLFGDAFAFI from the coding sequence ATGACAACCTTAAGCTGTAAAGTGACCTCGGTAGAAGCTATCACTGATACCGTATACCGCGTTCGTTTAGTGCCAGATGCGGCCTTTTCTTTTCGTGCTGGCCAATATTTGATGGTTGTGATGGATGAGCGCGATAAGCGCCCATTCTCAATGGCCTCAACACCAAATGAACAAGGGTTTATTGAGTTGCATATTGGCGCTTCGGAACTCAATCTCTATGCCATGGCAGTGATGGATCGAATTCTAAAAGATCGTCAAATTGAGGTAGATATTCCCCACGGTGAGGCATGGTTGCGTGACGATGAAGAGCGTCCGTTGATTCTGATCGCCGGTGGTACTGGATTCTCCTACGCCCGTTCTATTTTACTGACTGCACTAGCGCGTAATCCCAATCGTGATGTCACTATCTACTGGGGCGGTCGGGAAGAAAAACACCTTTATGATCTCTCTGAATTGGAAGCGTTATCGCTTCAGTATCCAGGTCTGCGCGTCGAACCTGTTGTTGAGCAACCGGAGCCTGGCTGGCGTGGTCGTACCGGAACGGTGTTAACTGCAGTGTTGCAGGATCATGGTACGCTGGCGGAACATGATATCTATATCGCCGGGCGTTTCGAGATGGCGAAAATTGCTCGTGACCTGTTCTGTAATGAGCGCAATGCACGAGAAGATCGCCTGTTTGGTGATGCTTTTGCGTTTATTTAA
- the ubiD gene encoding 4-hydroxy-3-polyprenylbenzoate decarboxylase yields the protein MDAMKYNDLRDFLTLLEQQGELKRITLPVDPHLEITEIADRTLRAGGPALLFENPKGYSMPVLCNLFGTPKRVAMGMGQEDVSALREVGKLLAFLKEPEPPKGFRDLFDKLPQFKQVLNMPTKRLRGAPCQQKIVSGDDVDLNRIPIMTCWPEDAAPLITWGLTVTRGPHKERQNLGIYRQQLIGKNKLIMRWLSHRGGALDYQEWCAAHPGERFPVSVALGADPATILGAVTPVPDTLSEYAFAGLLRGTKTEVVKCISNDLEVPASAEIVLEGYIEQGETAPEGPYGDHTGYYNEVDSFPVFTVTHITQREDAIYHSTYTGRPPDEPAVLGVALNEVFVPILQKQFPEIVDFYLPPEGCSYRLAVVTIKKQYAGHAKRVMMGVWSFLRQFMYTKFVIVCDDDVNARDWNDVIWAITTRMDPARDTVLVENTPIDYLDFASPVSGLGSKMGLDATNKWPGETQREWGRPIKKDPDVVAHIDAIWDELAIFNNGKNA from the coding sequence ATGGACGCCATGAAATATAACGATTTACGCGACTTCCTGACGCTGCTTGAACAGCAGGGTGAGCTAAAACGTATCACGCTCCCGGTGGATCCGCATCTGGAAATCACTGAAATTGCTGACCGCACTTTGCGTGCCGGTGGGCCTGCGTTGTTGTTCGAAAACCCTAAAGGCTACTCAATGCCGGTGCTGTGCAACCTGTTCGGTACGCCAAAGCGCGTGGCGATGGGCATGGGGCAGGAAGATGTTTCGGCGCTGCGTGAAGTGGGTAAATTATTGGCGTTTCTGAAAGAGCCGGAGCCGCCAAAAGGTTTCCGCGACCTGTTTGATAAACTGCCGCAGTTTAAGCAAGTATTGAACATGCCGACAAAGCGACTGCGTGGTGCGCCCTGCCAACAAAAAATCGTCTCTGGCGATGACGTCGATCTCAATCGCATTCCCATTATGACCTGCTGGCCGGAAGATGCCGCGCCGCTGATTACCTGGGGGCTGACCGTAACGCGCGGCCCACATAAAGAGCGGCAGAATTTGGGCATTTATCGCCAGCAGCTGATTGGTAAAAACAAACTGATTATGCGCTGGCTGTCGCATCGCGGCGGCGCGCTGGATTATCAGGAGTGGTGTGCGGCGCATCCGGGCGAACGTTTCCCGGTTTCTGTGGCGCTGGGTGCCGATCCCGCCACGATTCTCGGTGCAGTCACCCCCGTTCCGGATACGCTTTCAGAGTATGCGTTTGCCGGATTGCTGCGCGGCACCAAGACCGAAGTGGTGAAGTGTATCTCCAATGACCTTGAAGTGCCCGCCAGTGCGGAGATTGTGCTGGAAGGGTATATCGAACAAGGCGAAACGGCGCCGGAAGGGCCGTATGGCGACCACACCGGTTACTATAACGAAGTCGATAGTTTCCCGGTATTCACCGTGACGCATATTACCCAGCGTGAAGATGCGATTTACCATTCCACCTATACCGGGCGTCCGCCAGATGAACCCGCGGTACTGGGCGTAGCGTTGAACGAAGTGTTCGTGCCGATTCTGCAAAAACAGTTCCCGGAAATTGTCGATTTTTACCTGCCGCCGGAAGGCTGTTCTTATCGTCTGGCGGTAGTGACAATCAAAAAACAGTACGCCGGACACGCGAAGCGCGTCATGATGGGCGTCTGGTCGTTCTTACGCCAGTTTATGTACACTAAATTTGTGATCGTTTGTGATGATGACGTCAACGCACGCGACTGGAACGATGTGATTTGGGCGATTACCACCCGTATGGACCCGGCGCGGGATACGGTGTTGGTCGAAAACACGCCCATTGATTATCTGGATTTTGCCTCGCCTGTTTCCGGGCTGGGTTCAAAAATGGGGCTGGATGCCACGAATAAATGGCCGGGGGAAACTCAGCGTGAGTGGGGGCGTCCCATCAAAAAAGATCCGGATGTTGTCGCGCATATTGACGCCATCTGGGATGAACTGGCCATCTTCAACAACGGTAAAAACGCCTGA
- the pepQ gene encoding Xaa-Pro dipeptidase — protein MESLASLYKNHIATLQKRARDALARFKLDALLIHSGELFNVFLDDHPYPFKVNPQFKAWVPVTQVPNCWLLVDGVNKPKLWFYLPVDYWHNVEPLPTSFWTEDVEVIALPKADGIGSLLPAARGNIGYIGPVPERALQLGIEASNINPKGVIDYLHYYRSFKTEYELACMREAQKMAVNGHRAAEEAFRSGMSEFDINIAYLTATGHRDTDVPYSNIVALNEHAAVLHYTKLDHQAPEEMRSFLLDAGAEYNGYAADLTRTWSAKSDNDYAQLVKDVNDEQLALIATMKAGVSYVDYHIQFHQRIAKLLRKHQIITDMSEEAMVENDLTGPFMPHGIGHPLGLQVHDVAGFMQDDSGTHLAAPAKYPYLRCTRILQPGMVLTIEPGIYFIESLLAPWREGQFSKHFNWQKIEALKPFGGIRIEDNVVIHENNVENMTRDLKLA, from the coding sequence ATGGAATCACTGGCCTCACTCTATAAAAATCATATAGCTACCTTGCAGAAACGGGCTCGCGATGCGCTGGCGCGCTTCAAGCTGGATGCGTTACTTATTCACTCCGGCGAACTGTTCAACGTTTTTCTCGACGATCATCCCTATCCGTTTAAAGTGAACCCGCAATTCAAAGCGTGGGTGCCGGTAACTCAGGTGCCAAACTGCTGGTTGCTGGTGGATGGCGTGAATAAGCCGAAACTGTGGTTCTATCTGCCGGTTGATTATTGGCACAACGTCGAACCTTTGCCGACCTCTTTCTGGACTGAAGACGTAGAAGTGATCGCGCTGCCGAAAGCCGATGGCATTGGTAGCCTGTTACCAGCTGCGCGCGGCAATATCGGGTATATCGGCCCGGTGCCGGAACGTGCGCTGCAACTGGGCATTGAGGCCAGCAATATCAACCCGAAAGGGGTTATCGACTACCTGCATTACTACCGCTCCTTCAAAACTGAGTACGAACTGGCCTGTATGCGTGAAGCGCAGAAAATGGCGGTCAACGGTCATCGCGCGGCAGAAGAAGCGTTCCGTTCTGGCATGAGCGAGTTCGATATCAACATTGCCTATCTGACCGCGACCGGTCATCGTGATACCGACGTACCTTACAGCAACATTGTGGCGCTCAACGAACATGCTGCGGTACTGCATTACACCAAACTGGACCATCAGGCACCGGAAGAGATGCGCAGCTTCCTGCTGGATGCCGGGGCCGAATATAACGGCTATGCGGCTGACCTGACTCGTACCTGGTCGGCAAAAAGCGACAACGACTATGCACAGCTGGTGAAAGACGTAAATGATGAACAACTGGCGCTGATCGCTACCATGAAAGCAGGCGTCAGCTATGTGGATTACCACATCCAGTTCCATCAGCGCATCGCCAAACTGCTGCGTAAACATCAAATCATCACTGATATGAGTGAAGAGGCGATGGTCGAAAATGATCTTACCGGACCGTTTATGCCGCATGGTATCGGCCATCCGCTGGGCCTGCAGGTGCATGACGTCGCTGGTTTTATGCAGGATGATAGCGGTACGCACCTCGCGGCACCGGCAAAATATCCGTACCTGCGCTGCACTCGTATTCTCCAGCCGGGCATGGTGTTAACCATCGAACCGGGTATCTACTTCATCGAATCGCTGCTGGCGCCGTGGCGTGAAGGGCAGTTCAGCAAACACTTCAACTGGCAGAAAATTGAAGCACTGAAACCGTTCGGCGGTATTCGTATCGAAGACAACGTGGTGATCCACGAAAACAACGTGGAAAACATGACCCGGGATCTGAAACTGGCGTGA
- a CDS encoding aryl-sulfate sulfotransferase, with protein sequence MKFKYALTSLALSVAAITSIPDTAFAIGGASGAKIDYQRQGQLGEVVMNPYDIAPLTAVIRNGGYQLRDVSVRIVPKENGQEIAYKVNNKYLLTYGGIPVFGLYPDYLNTVEVAYTRIYGSKIENIKESYKIYAPPAYNESAGTKEETSAFFTVDVKKTSPEFQDRLYLLNNLKDKSGNGTRTVWNNPVGGALEWNFYPVNAIIDSKGDIRWFMNASPIYDLKSIYNAGVMMGFKQNHDGALTWGYGQRYVKYDIMGREIFNRRLPDNYNDFSHSMDNAANGHYFLRVASSNHKRLDGKNVRTVRDVIAEVDENGVVVDEWRLFDILDPYRDVVMKTLDQGAVCLNIDASQAGHTLNEEDLAALDSSDKFGDIVGSGPGRNWAHVNSVDYDSEDDSIIISSRHQSAIIKIGRDKKVKWILGTPAGWKAPFDATVLTPVDDKGQKIACENNTCEGDFDWTWTQHTAFKIDSKSKGDILYLSAFDNGDGRGLEQPAMQSMKYSRSVIYKIDQKNKTVQQIWEYGKERGNEWFSPVTSITEFQNDKNSVFVYSATAGGEFDLTVGAFTSLPNPYLQEFKWGEKEPAVEMQLHGTRGYQAMPFSLTKAFTE encoded by the coding sequence ATGAAATTTAAATATGCGTTAACTTCTCTCGCTTTATCTGTAGCAGCAATTACCTCTATACCTGATACCGCTTTTGCAATTGGTGGTGCCAGTGGCGCCAAAATTGATTATCAACGCCAGGGGCAACTTGGCGAAGTCGTTATGAACCCCTACGATATTGCGCCACTGACAGCTGTGATTCGTAATGGTGGGTATCAGCTGCGTGATGTATCAGTGCGTATCGTGCCAAAAGAGAATGGTCAGGAAATTGCCTATAAGGTGAATAATAAATACCTTTTAACCTATGGCGGTATCCCGGTTTTCGGTCTTTACCCTGACTATCTAAATACTGTTGAAGTGGCATACACCCGAATATATGGCAGCAAGATCGAAAATATCAAAGAAAGTTATAAGATATACGCCCCGCCTGCCTATAACGAATCAGCAGGAACCAAAGAAGAAACCTCCGCATTCTTTACTGTCGATGTTAAGAAAACCTCCCCAGAATTCCAGGACCGTCTGTATTTACTCAACAATCTGAAAGATAAATCAGGTAATGGAACGCGTACTGTCTGGAATAACCCGGTGGGTGGCGCACTGGAATGGAACTTCTATCCTGTCAACGCAATTATTGACTCGAAGGGCGATATTCGTTGGTTTATGAACGCAAGCCCTATTTATGATCTAAAGTCTATTTATAACGCTGGCGTAATGATGGGCTTTAAACAAAACCATGATGGCGCACTTACCTGGGGCTACGGTCAACGTTACGTGAAGTACGATATTATGGGACGCGAGATATTTAATCGTCGCTTACCTGATAACTACAATGATTTCTCCCACTCCATGGATAATGCCGCAAATGGGCACTATTTCCTGCGTGTTGCCAGTTCAAACCACAAGCGGCTTGATGGCAAAAATGTGCGTACCGTGCGCGATGTTATTGCCGAAGTAGATGAGAACGGCGTAGTGGTCGATGAATGGCGTTTGTTCGATATTCTTGATCCTTATCGCGATGTGGTTATGAAAACCCTGGATCAGGGAGCTGTTTGCCTGAACATTGATGCCAGCCAGGCGGGTCATACGCTTAATGAAGAAGATCTCGCGGCACTGGACTCCTCAGATAAATTCGGCGATATCGTAGGTAGCGGCCCTGGCCGCAACTGGGCGCATGTAAACAGCGTCGATTACGATAGTGAAGATGACTCCATTATTATTAGTTCCCGTCACCAAAGTGCGATCATAAAAATCGGTCGTGACAAGAAAGTGAAATGGATACTGGGCACACCAGCAGGCTGGAAAGCACCGTTTGATGCTACCGTGTTAACGCCGGTTGATGATAAAGGGCAAAAAATCGCTTGTGAGAATAACACCTGCGAAGGCGACTTTGACTGGACATGGACGCAACACACAGCGTTCAAAATCGACAGTAAGAGTAAAGGCGACATTCTCTATCTCTCCGCTTTCGATAACGGCGACGGGCGTGGCCTGGAACAACCTGCGATGCAGAGCATGAAATACAGTCGCTCGGTGATCTATAAAATCGACCAAAAGAATAAAACGGTGCAGCAAATCTGGGAATACGGCAAAGAACGTGGCAATGAGTGGTTTAGTCCGGTTACGTCAATTACCGAATTCCAGAACGATAAAAACTCCGTTTTTGTCTACTCGGCAACAGCCGGTGGGGAATTTGATTTGACAGTTGGGGCATTCACCAGCTTGCCGAACCCATATTTGCAAGAGTTCAAATGGGGTGAAAAAGAACCCGCCGTTGAAATGCAACTGCATGGTACTCGTGGTTATCAGGCAATGCCTTTCAGTTTAACTAAAGCATTCACTGAATAA